One genomic region from Enterobacter hormaechei ATCC 49162 encodes:
- the exoX gene encoding exodeoxyribonuclease X, whose amino-acid sequence MLRVIDTETCDLQGGIVEVASVDVIDGKIVNPMSHLVRPDRPISAQAMAIHRITESMVADKPWIEEIIPLYHGSQWYVAHNASFDRRVLPEMPGEWICTMKLARRLWPGIKYSNMALYKSRKLSVRTPEGLHHHRALYDCYITAALLIDIVKTSGWTPDDMATITGRPALLTTFTFGKYRGKPVSEVADKDPGYLRWLYNNLDRMSPELRLTLKHYLGEA is encoded by the coding sequence ATGCTGCGCGTTATCGATACCGAAACTTGCGATTTGCAGGGTGGAATTGTGGAAGTCGCTTCTGTCGACGTGATTGACGGAAAAATAGTCAACCCAATGAGCCACCTGGTGCGCCCGGATCGCCCCATCAGTGCGCAGGCGATGGCCATACATCGCATTACGGAGTCGATGGTGGCGGACAAGCCGTGGATTGAAGAGATCATCCCTCTCTACCACGGCAGTCAGTGGTATGTGGCCCATAACGCCAGCTTTGACCGCCGCGTGCTGCCAGAGATGCCCGGCGAATGGATTTGCACCATGAAGCTGGCGCGCCGTCTGTGGCCGGGGATCAAATACAGCAATATGGCGCTGTATAAGTCGCGCAAACTTAGCGTACGGACGCCGGAAGGGCTGCATCATCACCGCGCCCTCTATGACTGCTACATCACCGCGGCGCTCCTGATTGATATCGTGAAAACTTCCGGCTGGACGCCAGACGATATGGCAACCATTACCGGGCGCCCCGCGCTACTGACCACCTTCACGTTCGGTAAATATCGCGGGAAACCGGTATCGGAAGTGGCGGATAAAGATCCGGGCTACCTGCGCTGGCTTTATAACAACCTCGACAGAATGAGCCCGGAACTGCGCCTGACGCTGAAGCATTATTTAGGCGAAGCCTGA